In Acidaminococcus fermentans DSM 20731, one genomic interval encodes:
- the rpoB gene encoding DNA-directed RNA polymerase subunit beta: MFKPVHNGDRIRYSYARIKEVLKMPHLIDLQRKSYEWFIREGLHDVFKDVSPIKDFTDNLELSFENFTIGDPKYDIETCKEKDATYAAPLNVDVRLLYKDTGEIKESTVFMGDFPLMTDTGTFVINGAERVIVSQLVRSPGVYYAKDMDPMGKFLYGTTVIPNRGAWIEYETDLNDIIYARVDRTRKLPATALLRVMGLPTNDDIIQTFGEHPFLMATLAKDTTKNEEDALLEIYRKLRPGEPANLENAAQLIKNIFSDNRRYDLANVGRYKVNKKLGWRQRLLGKELTSPIAFENPDGTRGEVVLPAGTIIGDEEIDKIEQSGIYSQPGYAEVWVKYQEKPEQMIVTKDIDSSVRVITPADVIASFAYLLNVIDGMEGKDDIDHLGNRRVRCVGELLQNQFRIGLSRMERVIRERMTLQDADVITPQALINIRPVVAAVKEFFGSSQLSQFMDQNNPLAELTHKRRLSALGPGGLSRERAGYEVRDVHVSHYGRMCPIETPEGPNIGLIGSLAAYGVVNRYGFIETPYRKVDKKTGKVTNEIVYMTADEEDNYIVAQANEPLNDDGTFVNSHVTCRERNDVLSIPPSRVDFMDVSPKQVMSIAAALIPFLENDDANRALMGANMQRQAVPLLNPKAPVVGTGMEYKVAVDSGVCILAKHAGTVKYVSGDKIIVTRADGAGIDEYNVLKFKRSNQSTCVNQRPIVFKGDKVEEGQVLADGPATDHGELALGRNAIAAYMPWEGYNYEDAVLLSEDLVKEDVFTSIHIEEYNCDARDTKLGPEEITRDIPNVSEEALKDLDEDGIIRIGAEVRPGDILVGKVTPKGETELSAEERLIRAIFAEKAREVRDSSLRVPHGESGIIVSVQIFTRENGDELPPGVSKQVRVHIVQKRKISEGDKMAGRHGNKGVVSRIMPREDMPFLPNGEPVQIVLNPLGVPSRMNIGQILEAHLGWAACALGMRIESGDPKLAGELKEAGYDVDKYGMPETVDHAVPVAVPVFDSAREDDMEKTLQLAGVDPSGKTTLYDGRTGEPFDNPVTVGCIYYLKLHHLVADKIHARSTGPYSLVTQQPLGGKAQFGGQRFGEMEVWALEAYGAAYTLQEILTVKSDDVVGRVKAYEAIVKGENIPEPGVPESFKVLVKEMQSIGLDIQVLDEDDDEIDLDDEDEDIGMGDIARELDMDMANKAPHTAANVGEEHPEQNSGEELSPDEDQPEGSDFDVIADIGNMSLDDSHDDGDDNGSDAE; the protein is encoded by the coding sequence ATGTTTAAGCCGGTACATAATGGCGACCGCATCCGGTACAGTTATGCTCGGATCAAAGAAGTCCTGAAGATGCCTCATTTGATCGACCTGCAGAGAAAATCTTATGAGTGGTTCATAAGAGAAGGACTGCACGACGTTTTCAAAGACGTTTCTCCCATCAAGGATTTTACGGACAACCTGGAACTGAGTTTTGAAAACTTCACCATCGGGGATCCCAAATACGATATCGAGACCTGCAAGGAAAAGGACGCCACCTATGCGGCTCCTTTGAATGTGGACGTCCGTCTGCTGTACAAAGATACGGGCGAAATCAAGGAATCCACCGTATTCATGGGGGACTTCCCCCTGATGACCGATACCGGTACCTTCGTGATCAACGGGGCGGAACGGGTCATCGTCAGCCAGCTGGTCCGTTCTCCCGGTGTGTATTATGCCAAAGACATGGATCCCATGGGGAAATTTCTCTACGGGACCACGGTCATCCCCAACCGGGGTGCCTGGATCGAATATGAAACCGATCTGAACGACATCATCTATGCCCGTGTGGACCGGACCCGGAAACTGCCGGCAACGGCATTGCTCCGTGTCATGGGGCTGCCCACCAACGATGACATCATCCAGACCTTCGGGGAACATCCTTTCCTGATGGCTACCCTGGCCAAGGATACCACCAAGAACGAAGAAGATGCCCTGCTGGAAATCTACCGGAAACTCCGTCCGGGCGAACCGGCCAACCTGGAAAACGCCGCCCAGCTGATCAAGAACATCTTCTCCGACAACCGGCGGTATGACCTGGCCAATGTGGGCCGGTACAAGGTCAACAAGAAACTGGGCTGGCGCCAGCGCCTGCTGGGCAAAGAACTGACTTCTCCCATTGCCTTCGAAAATCCCGACGGCACCCGGGGCGAAGTGGTCCTGCCGGCCGGCACCATCATCGGTGATGAAGAAATCGACAAAATTGAACAAAGCGGCATCTACAGCCAGCCCGGCTATGCGGAAGTCTGGGTGAAATATCAGGAAAAACCGGAACAGATGATCGTGACCAAGGACATCGATTCTTCCGTCCGGGTGATCACCCCTGCTGACGTAATCGCTTCCTTTGCTTACCTGCTGAACGTAATCGACGGCATGGAAGGCAAGGACGATATCGACCACCTGGGCAACCGGCGTGTCCGCTGCGTAGGGGAACTGCTCCAGAACCAGTTCCGGATCGGTCTGAGCCGTATGGAACGGGTGATCCGGGAACGGATGACCCTCCAGGATGCCGATGTGATCACGCCCCAGGCTCTGATCAACATCCGTCCGGTGGTGGCCGCCGTGAAGGAATTCTTCGGCAGCAGCCAGCTGTCCCAGTTCATGGACCAGAACAACCCTCTGGCTGAACTGACCCACAAACGCCGTCTGTCCGCTCTGGGGCCCGGCGGTCTGTCCCGGGAAAGAGCCGGTTACGAAGTCCGTGACGTGCACGTTTCCCACTACGGCCGTATGTGTCCTATTGAAACCCCTGAAGGTCCGAACATCGGTCTGATCGGGTCTCTGGCCGCCTACGGGGTGGTGAACCGGTACGGCTTCATCGAAACTCCTTACCGGAAAGTGGACAAGAAGACCGGCAAGGTCACCAACGAAATCGTCTACATGACTGCGGACGAAGAAGACAACTACATCGTGGCACAGGCCAACGAACCCCTGAACGATGACGGGACCTTCGTGAACTCCCACGTAACCTGCCGGGAACGGAACGACGTACTGTCCATTCCTCCCAGCCGGGTGGACTTCATGGACGTATCCCCGAAACAGGTTATGTCCATCGCCGCCGCTCTGATTCCTTTCCTGGAAAACGACGACGCCAACCGGGCTCTGATGGGTGCCAACATGCAGCGGCAGGCAGTGCCTCTGCTGAACCCCAAGGCTCCTGTGGTGGGGACCGGGATGGAATACAAGGTGGCTGTGGACTCCGGTGTCTGCATCCTGGCCAAACACGCCGGGACGGTGAAATACGTCAGCGGCGACAAGATCATCGTGACCCGTGCCGACGGTGCCGGTATTGATGAATACAACGTACTGAAATTCAAACGCTCCAACCAGAGCACCTGCGTGAACCAGCGTCCCATCGTCTTCAAGGGCGACAAGGTGGAAGAAGGCCAGGTACTGGCTGACGGTCCTGCCACCGATCACGGCGAACTGGCCCTGGGCCGCAATGCCATTGCCGCCTACATGCCCTGGGAAGGCTACAACTATGAAGACGCCGTACTGCTCAGTGAAGACCTGGTGAAGGAAGACGTTTTCACTTCCATCCATATTGAAGAATACAACTGCGACGCCCGGGATACCAAACTGGGGCCTGAAGAAATCACCCGGGATATCCCCAACGTTTCGGAAGAAGCCCTGAAGGACCTGGATGAAGACGGGATCATCCGCATCGGTGCGGAAGTCCGTCCCGGGGACATCCTGGTAGGGAAAGTCACCCCCAAAGGGGAAACGGAACTGAGCGCGGAAGAACGGCTGATCCGGGCCATCTTTGCCGAAAAGGCACGGGAAGTCCGGGACAGCTCCCTGCGGGTACCCCATGGGGAATCCGGGATCATCGTCAGCGTACAGATCTTCACCCGTGAAAACGGCGACGAACTGCCCCCTGGCGTAAGCAAACAGGTCCGTGTCCACATTGTCCAGAAACGGAAGATCAGCGAAGGGGACAAGATGGCAGGCCGTCACGGGAACAAGGGTGTCGTTTCCCGGATCATGCCCCGGGAAGACATGCCTTTCCTGCCCAACGGCGAACCGGTCCAGATCGTACTGAACCCTCTGGGCGTACCTTCCCGTATGAACATCGGGCAGATCCTGGAAGCCCATCTGGGCTGGGCTGCCTGTGCACTGGGCATGCGGATCGAATCCGGAGACCCGAAACTGGCCGGCGAACTGAAGGAAGCCGGTTACGATGTGGATAAATACGGCATGCCGGAAACCGTTGATCATGCGGTTCCTGTGGCTGTGCCCGTGTTCGATTCCGCACGGGAAGACGATATGGAAAAGACCCTGCAGCTGGCCGGTGTGGATCCCAGCGGGAAGACCACTCTGTACGACGGCCGTACCGGGGAACCCTTCGACAACCCGGTTACCGTAGGCTGCATCTACTACCTGAAGCTCCACCATCTGGTTGCTGATAAGATCCATGCCCGTTCCACCGGTCCGTACTCCCTGGTTACCCAGCAGCCTCTGGGTGGTAAAGCCCAGTTCGGCGGACAGAGATTCGGGGAAATGGAAGTGTGGGCCCTGGAAGCATACGGGGCTGCCTACACCCTGCAGGAAATCCTCACCGTGAAGTCCGATGACGTGGTGGGCCGTGTGAAGGCTTACGAAGCCATCGTGAAGGGCGAAAACATCCCTGAACCGGGTGTGCCTGAATCCTTCAAGGTGCTGGTGAAAGAAATGCAGAGCATCGGTCTGGACATCCAGGTGCTGGATGAAGACGATGATGAAATCGATCTGGACGATGAAGACGAAGATATCGGAATGGGCGACATCGCCAGAGAGCTGGATATGGACATGGCCAACAAGGCTCCCCATACCGCAGCCAATGTGGGCGAAGAACACCCGGAACAAAACAGCGGTGAAGAACTGAGCCCGGATGAAGACCAGCCGGAAGGCAGCGACTTCGACGTGATTGCCGATATCGGGAACATGAGTCTGGATGATTCCCATGATGATGGCGATGACAACGGGTCTGATGCAGAGTAG
- the rpoC gene encoding DNA-directed RNA polymerase subunit beta', translated as MLDVNKFHSMRIGLASPEKIRAWSHGEVTKPETINYRTLKPERDGLFCERIFGPTKDWECHCGKYKRIRYKGVVCDKCGVEVTRSKVRRDRMGSIELAAPVSHIWYFKGIPCRMGAILDIGQRALEKVLYFASYIVLDPGDTNLTKKQLLTEAEYQEKLDEYGPTFRVGMGAEAIKELLHEINVEELTKELRAALKTETSLQKRRNIVRRLDVCEAFLKSGNKPEWMIMDVIPVIPPDLRPMVQLDGGRFATSDLNDLYRRVINRNNRLKRLQELQAPDIIVRNEKRMLQEAVDALIDNGRRGRAVTGPGTRPLKSLSDMLKGKQGRFRQNLLGKRVDYSGRSVIVVGPEMKMHQCGLPKEMALELFKPFVMKRLVETGAATNIKSAKRMVERATNAVWDVLEDVIKEHPVLLNRAPTLHRLGIQAFEPILSEGRAIKLHPLVCTPYNADFDGDQMAVHLPLSAEAQAEARVLMMSVNNILAPKDGKPITVPTQDMVLGAYYLTIFKDGAKGEGRRFISFDEARLAYFNHVIDLQARIKVKVPNAEIFPEPSDQGESLVTTSMGNIIYNCELPVEMRYYSKQEDGTWLLGKLIDKKELGRLVAKAHKLYGNFGTARVLDIVKKLGYDNACKSGLSIAASDIKIPKEKASILAAAEKQVDKVETIFNRGLMSDDERYRKVIAIWDKATEDVANALMKHTMDPFNPVYMMANSGARGNVQQIRQLAGMRGLMADPSGRIIDRPIKSNFREGLTILEYFISSHGARKGLTDTALRTADSGYLTRRLVDVAQDVIVREDDCDVTGMNLVRERARFCKAVLGSSQHKLKDYAIGRTLAASVMDPEGDSILAEADTVVTEEVYDRLMAAHILEISLYPADEESGEEPETLAINVPEDKVKAAFREHMTHHFLDKQVEEDIVNEKDEVLAKAGDKFTADVIEKILEDGTVKELKIRNNEVDGVYVEAITSGKNKSTVLESLRDRLVGRTLAEDIADKDGKVIYHINDYITEDMADVIADLREKVKIRSVLTCKSHFGVCRACYGRNLATAKKVEVGEAVGTIAAQAIGEPGTQLTMRTFHTGGVAGADDITQGLPRVEELFEARKPKHPGILTEVAGTVDIQEKDEGRFVVIRKEDGTEESYHIPYGAKIHVAEGDKVEVGDRLTEGSLNPHDILRISGPAATRHYLVQQVLGVYKSQGVEINDKHVEVMVRQMMRKYKIDEAGDTNMLPGSVVDIAQFEDENDEVLAEGKQPATGHPILLGITKASLATDSFLSAASFQETTRNLTDAAIKGKVDPLLGLKENVIIGKLIPAGTGMPKYRNIQLKIHRPAEAAEEAPAVTSEAPAAEAPAAEAPVEE; from the coding sequence TTGTTGGACGTAAATAAATTTCATTCTATGAGAATCGGTCTGGCCTCCCCGGAGAAGATCAGAGCCTGGTCCCACGGGGAAGTGACCAAACCGGAAACCATCAACTATAGAACCCTGAAACCGGAACGGGACGGTCTGTTCTGCGAACGGATCTTTGGGCCCACCAAGGACTGGGAATGCCACTGCGGCAAGTACAAACGCATCCGTTACAAGGGCGTTGTCTGCGACAAATGCGGCGTGGAAGTCACCCGCTCCAAGGTCCGCCGTGACCGTATGGGCTCCATCGAACTGGCTGCTCCCGTATCCCACATCTGGTATTTCAAGGGGATTCCCTGCCGGATGGGGGCCATCCTGGACATCGGCCAGAGAGCCCTGGAAAAAGTCCTGTACTTTGCCAGCTACATCGTCCTGGATCCCGGTGACACCAACCTGACCAAGAAACAGCTGCTCACCGAAGCGGAATACCAGGAAAAACTGGATGAATACGGTCCCACCTTCCGGGTTGGCATGGGTGCAGAAGCCATCAAGGAACTGCTCCATGAAATCAACGTGGAAGAACTGACCAAAGAACTGCGGGCTGCCCTGAAGACCGAAACCAGCCTCCAGAAGAGACGGAACATTGTCCGCCGTCTGGATGTGTGCGAAGCCTTCCTGAAGAGCGGCAACAAGCCGGAATGGATGATCATGGACGTGATCCCGGTCATCCCTCCCGACCTGCGCCCCATGGTCCAGCTGGACGGCGGCCGTTTCGCCACCAGTGACCTGAACGACCTGTACCGCCGGGTCATCAACCGGAACAACCGTCTGAAACGGCTCCAGGAACTCCAGGCTCCGGACATCATCGTCCGGAACGAAAAACGGATGCTCCAGGAAGCCGTAGATGCCCTGATCGACAACGGCCGCCGCGGCCGTGCCGTAACGGGTCCCGGCACCCGTCCTCTGAAATCCCTGTCCGATATGCTGAAAGGGAAGCAGGGCCGTTTCCGTCAGAACCTGCTGGGGAAACGGGTTGACTACTCCGGCCGTAGCGTAATCGTGGTAGGGCCTGAAATGAAGATGCACCAGTGCGGCCTGCCGAAAGAAATGGCACTGGAACTGTTCAAGCCCTTTGTGATGAAGCGCCTGGTGGAAACCGGCGCCGCCACCAACATCAAGAGCGCCAAACGGATGGTGGAACGGGCCACCAATGCCGTATGGGATGTACTGGAAGATGTCATCAAAGAACATCCTGTACTGCTGAACCGTGCTCCGACCCTGCACAGACTGGGCATCCAGGCCTTCGAACCGATCCTGTCCGAAGGCCGGGCCATCAAGCTGCATCCTCTGGTCTGCACCCCCTACAACGCCGACTTCGATGGGGACCAGATGGCTGTCCATCTGCCCCTGTCCGCTGAAGCCCAGGCCGAAGCCCGGGTGCTGATGATGTCCGTCAACAACATCCTGGCACCCAAAGACGGGAAACCCATTACCGTTCCTACCCAGGATATGGTTCTGGGGGCCTACTACCTGACCATCTTCAAGGATGGAGCCAAAGGCGAAGGCCGCCGGTTCATCAGCTTTGACGAAGCCCGTCTGGCTTATTTCAACCATGTGATCGACCTCCAGGCCCGGATCAAGGTGAAGGTTCCCAATGCGGAAATCTTCCCGGAACCCTCCGACCAGGGCGAAAGCCTGGTGACCACCTCCATGGGCAACATTATCTACAACTGCGAACTGCCTGTGGAAATGCGGTATTATTCCAAGCAGGAAGACGGCACCTGGCTGCTGGGCAAACTGATCGACAAGAAGGAACTGGGCCGCCTGGTTGCCAAAGCCCACAAACTGTACGGCAACTTCGGTACTGCCCGGGTCCTGGATATCGTCAAGAAGCTGGGCTATGACAACGCCTGCAAATCCGGTCTGTCCATCGCCGCTTCCGATATCAAGATCCCGAAAGAAAAGGCTTCCATCCTGGCCGCCGCTGAAAAGCAGGTCGACAAAGTGGAAACCATCTTCAACCGCGGTCTCATGAGTGATGACGAACGGTACCGCAAGGTCATCGCCATCTGGGACAAAGCCACCGAAGACGTGGCCAACGCCCTGATGAAACACACCATGGACCCCTTCAACCCTGTATACATGATGGCCAACTCTGGTGCCCGTGGTAACGTGCAGCAGATCCGTCAGCTGGCCGGTATGCGTGGTCTGATGGCTGACCCTTCCGGCCGGATCATCGACCGACCCATCAAATCCAACTTCCGTGAAGGCCTGACCATTCTGGAATACTTCATTTCTTCCCACGGTGCCCGGAAAGGTCTGACCGATACCGCACTGCGTACCGCTGACTCCGGTTACCTGACCCGCCGTCTGGTAGACGTGGCCCAGGACGTTATCGTCCGGGAAGACGACTGCGACGTGACCGGCATGAATCTGGTCCGGGAACGGGCACGGTTCTGCAAAGCCGTCCTGGGTTCCAGCCAGCATAAACTGAAGGACTATGCCATTGGCCGTACCCTGGCTGCCAGCGTGATGGATCCGGAAGGGGATTCCATCCTGGCCGAAGCCGATACGGTGGTGACGGAAGAAGTGTACGACCGTCTCATGGCCGCCCATATCCTGGAAATCAGCCTGTATCCGGCTGACGAGGAAAGCGGCGAAGAACCGGAAACTCTGGCCATCAACGTGCCGGAAGACAAAGTCAAGGCTGCCTTCCGGGAACACATGACCCATCACTTCCTGGACAAACAGGTGGAAGAAGACATTGTCAACGAAAAGGATGAAGTCCTGGCCAAAGCCGGCGACAAGTTCACCGCTGACGTGATCGAAAAGATCCTGGAAGACGGGACTGTGAAGGAACTGAAAATCCGGAACAACGAAGTGGATGGTGTCTATGTGGAAGCCATCACCTCCGGCAAAAACAAGAGCACGGTGCTGGAATCTCTCCGTGACCGTCTGGTGGGCCGTACCCTGGCCGAAGACATTGCTGACAAAGACGGCAAGGTCATCTACCATATCAACGACTACATCACCGAAGACATGGCCGATGTGATCGCTGACCTGCGGGAAAAAGTGAAGATCCGTTCCGTACTGACCTGCAAATCCCACTTTGGGGTCTGCCGTGCCTGCTACGGCCGCAACCTGGCCACCGCCAAGAAGGTGGAAGTGGGCGAAGCCGTCGGCACCATCGCTGCCCAGGCCATCGGCGAACCGGGTACCCAGCTGACCATGAGAACCTTCCACACCGGCGGTGTTGCCGGTGCTGACGATATCACCCAGGGTCTTCCCCGTGTCGAAGAACTGTTCGAAGCACGGAAACCGAAACATCCTGGTATCCTGACCGAAGTGGCCGGGACTGTGGATATCCAGGAAAAGGACGAAGGCCGTTTTGTGGTCATCCGCAAGGAAGATGGTACGGAAGAATCCTACCATATTCCGTATGGTGCCAAGATCCATGTGGCAGAAGGGGACAAAGTGGAAGTGGGCGACCGGCTCACCGAAGGTTCCCTGAACCCCCACGACATCCTGCGGATTTCCGGTCCTGCCGCCACCCGGCATTATCTGGTGCAGCAGGTTCTGGGCGTTTACAAATCCCAGGGCGTGGAAATCAACGACAAACACGTGGAAGTCATGGTCCGTCAGATGATGCGGAAGTACAAGATCGACGAAGCCGGCGACACCAACATGCTGCCGGGCTCCGTAGTGGATATCGCCCAGTTTGAAGACGAAAATGATGAAGTCCTGGCCGAAGGGAAACAGCCGGCTACCGGCCATCCCATCCTGCTGGGGATCACCAAGGCTTCTCTGGCCACCGATTCCTTCCTGTCCGCCGCTTCCTTCCAGGAAACCACCCGGAACCTTACCGATGCCGCCATCAAGGGCAAGGTGGATCCGCTGCTGGGCCTGAAAGAAAACGTTATCATCGGGAAACTGATCCCGGCTGGTACGGGCATGCCCAAGTACCGGAACATCCAGCTGAAGATCCATCGTCCGGCAGAAGCCGCCGAGGAAGCTCCCGCTGTGACATCCGAAGCCCCTGCCGCAGAAGCTCCTGCTGCAGAAGCACCGGTGGAAGAATAA
- a CDS encoding NERD domain-containing protein: MEEVVIQIFPNMTVWKLHSLKEYLVFFLMLLGGFLVFRFWIRRMKKNRTWEGGRKRTLDAVKSGSRKDFTDVSSYTFDFSPDSLCILLPHDILLLRVVYHGYRIQGSERSEQWELKDNSGIISVPNPLQLLEKEREKLEKSLEAAHSPQLPIHTFVIGADNYAEPVFQLDEGARSHALSLPELKKWIRQRNLDPITEKKRQEILAVFGR, encoded by the coding sequence ATGGAAGAAGTTGTGATACAGATTTTCCCCAATATGACCGTGTGGAAGCTACATTCCCTGAAGGAATACCTGGTTTTCTTTCTGATGCTCCTGGGCGGATTCCTGGTGTTCCGGTTCTGGATCCGCCGGATGAAAAAGAACCGGACATGGGAAGGCGGCAGAAAAAGGACATTGGATGCGGTAAAATCGGGATCCCGGAAGGATTTCACCGATGTTTCTTCCTATACATTCGATTTTTCCCCGGATTCCCTCTGTATTCTCCTTCCCCATGACATCCTGTTGTTACGGGTAGTGTATCATGGATACAGGATACAAGGTTCGGAACGGAGTGAACAATGGGAGTTGAAAGACAATTCTGGAATCATTTCCGTACCCAATCCCCTGCAGCTTTTGGAGAAAGAGCGGGAAAAGCTGGAAAAATCGCTGGAAGCCGCCCACAGTCCCCAGCTGCCCATCCATACCTTCGTCATCGGAGCGGATAATTATGCAGAACCGGTGTTCCAGCTGGACGAAGGAGCCCGGTCCCACGCCTTGAGCCTGCCGGAACTGAAAAAATGGATCCGCCAGCGGAACCTGGATCCCATCACCGAAAAAAAACGCCAGGAAATCCTGGCTGTCTTTGGCCGCTGA